The Aggregicoccus sp. 17bor-14 genome contains the following window.
CGCCTCCGACAGCTCCATGGTGCAGCACGCGGGGCACCGCAACTTCGAGAAGCTCTTGCGCTGCGGGGTGCGCCTCTTCGAGTACCCCCACACGCTGCTGCACCAGAAGATCATGACGGTGGACGGCGTGTGGAGCGCCATCGGCTCGAGCAACTTCGACGACCGCTCCTTCGAGACCAACGACGAGCTCACGCTCGGCATCCGCGACCGCGCGCTCGCCGAGCGGCTGGACGGCATCTTCGAGAAGTACGTGGCGCGCGCGCAGGAGCTGCAGCTCGAGCGCTGGGCCCGCCGCGGCCTCGGGCACAAGCTCAAGGACAACGCCTGGTACCTGTTCAACGAGCTGTTCTGACCGGCAGCAGCCCTGCACTTTTGCGGCGCCAGCGCTCGCTGTGCCGCTCCCCGACGCGCCCGCCTAGGATGCGGGCACATGCGCTCCCTCCCCGTCCTCCTGCTCCTGGCGGCCGCGCCCGCCGCTGCCGCCGAGAAGAACGTCTCCACCGTCGCCGAGCTGCAGTCGGCGCTCGCCTCCGCACAGGCGGGCGACGTCATCGTGCTCGCGGACGGCACCTACGACCTGAGCGCCAGCCTCAGCTGCGCCGCCGAGGGCAGCAGCGCGCAGCCCATCACCGTGCGCGCGGCGAACAAGCACGCGGCGCACGTGCGCTTCAACACCCTGGAGGGCTTCAAGGTGAGCGGGCGCTCGTGGACCTTCGAGGGCCTGGACGTCGAGGGCGTGTGCGCCGTGGACACCAACTGCGAGCACGCCTTCCACGTCACCGGGCACGCGGAGAACTTCGTCCTGCGCGACAGCCGCGTGCGCAACTTCAACGCGCAGCTCAAGGTGAACGCGGCCAAGAACGGCAGCGGCGTCTGGGAGATGCCGCACCGCGGCCTCGTCGAGCGCAACGAGGTGTACGACACCCGCCCGCGCAACACCTCCAACCCGGTGACGAAGCTGAACATCGACACCGGCGACGACTGGGTCGTGCGCGACAACTCCCTGCACGACTTCGCCAAGGCCCAGGGCGACACCATCTCCTACGGCGCCTTCATGAAGAGCGGCGGCAAGCGCGGCGTCTTCGAGCGCAACCTCGTCATCTGCACGAAGGACGCCGCCCCGGGCTACGTGCGCATCGGCCTGTCCTTCGGCGGTGGCGGCACGGGCCCCGCGTTCTGCGCGCCGGCCTTCGATGCGAACACGCCCTGCGACCCGGAGCACTCGGACGGCATGATGCGCAACAACGTCGTCGTCAACTGCTCGGACGTGGCCGTGTACCTGAACAAGGCCGCGAACACGAAGGTGCTCTTCAACACCTTCATCAAGACGGGAGGCGTGGACTACCGCTACGCGTCCTCCACCGGTGAGGCCCACGGCAACGTGATGAGCTCCGTCGTCCGCAACCGCGATGGGGCGAGCTCCACCGCGGGCACCAACCTGATGAACGTGGCCGATGCCACCTGGTCCAGCTGGTACCAGGCGCCGCTCGCCGGAGACCTGCACCTCAAGGGCAACGTCTCGCAGCTCATCGGCGCCGCGGCGCCGCGCGCCACGGTGACGGACGACTCCTGCGCGCGCGCCCGGCCCTCCTCGGGCAACTTCACGCTGGGCGCGCTGGAGAGCTCGCTCGGCGACTGCGCGGCGGCCGGTGCGCCGGACGCCGGCACGGGGAGCGATGCGGGCACCCCCGGCGGGGGCGGCGGCGTGACGCCTCCGGGCAGCGGAGGCTCGGTGCCGGACGGCGGGTCTTCGGGCTGCGGCGCGGCGCCCGGGCTCGCGGCGCTGCTCGCCCTGCTGTGCGTGCCGCTGCTGCGGCGCCGGGCGCGGCCTTAGCGTGGGTGGACCCGCTCGAGGCGCTGCGCGCGGAGCAGAGTGCGTGCGGATCAGGTGCGGCCGGCCGGGAAGACGCGGATGGCCGAGCCCTCGGCGGCGATGACCGAGAGGGGCGGGGCGTCCTGCAGCACCGCCCACTTCTCTCCATAGAGGAGGCCGAGATCCACGTCGAGCTGCGGCTCTACCTGCTCCCAGGTCCGCCACACCGGGTGCCGCACCTCGTAGCGCTGCAGCGTCCCACCACGCGTCTGGCCGAAGCCCCACGCGTGCTCCTTGAGGAAGTGCGCGAGCGAGTCCTCGGGCGGCGTGCAGAGCGGTCCCTGCGCGCGCCACCCGATGCGGTGGCGCCTCCGGCCCACCTCCAGGACGTGCGCCCCTGCCTCCCGCCGGTACGGCACCGCGCGGTAGGGCTCGTTGTAGAGCACGCGCGCGAGGCCCGCGACGAGCCGGCTCGGGACGTACTCGCGCAGGAAGCACACGCCGCGCCGCCCGCCCTCACGCACGTAGAAGCGCAGGTTCAGCTCCGGAAAGCGCGTGTAGCCGGGCCAGGGGACGCCCAGCACCCGCGTGTCCGTGAAGTCGAAGGCCACGAGACTCACCAGCGCCTGGCCCTCGTGCCGGTCGAGCTCGAGGCCCGCCGGCAGGTGCGGCTGCAGGAGCGCATCGGGCACGGGCCAGGTGACGAGCAGCAGGTCCTGCCAGCGGGCGGTGAGGAAGGGGCGCATGGATTGGGAGCCTCGGCCGTCCGCAGGGGGCTGGCAAGGCGCAGCGCCCTCAGCTGAAGCCGACCACCGCGTGCGGTACGTACGGCTCCTCCAGCTGCTTGAGCTCCTCCTTCGTCAGCTTCAGCTTCAGCGCGGCGAGCGCGTCCTCGAGGTGTCCCGGCTTGGAGGCGCCCACGATGGGCGCGGTCACCTCGGGCTTCGAGAGCACCCACGCGAGCGCCACCTGCGCCCGGGGCACGCCGCGCGCCTCGGCCACCTTCGCCACGCGCTCCACCACCTGGCGGTCCGCCGCCTCGCTGGCGCGGTAGAGCGTCTTGCCGAACTGGTCGGTGCGCGAGCGCTCCGTCGCCTCGTCCCAGGGACGGGTGAGGCGGCCGCGCGCGAGCGGGCTCCACGGGATGACGCCGATGCCCTCCGCCGCGCACAGCGGGAGCATCTCGCGCTCCTCCTCGCGGTAGAGGAGGTTCAGGTAGTTCTGCATGGAGACGAAGCGCGTCCAGCCGTGACGCTCGGACGTCTGCAGCATCTTCATGAACTGCCACACGTGCATCGAGGAGGCCCCGAGGTAGCGCACCTTGCCGGCCTTCACCACGTCGTGCAGCGCCTCGAGCGTCTCCTCGATGGGGGTCTCGGGGTCGAAGCGGTGGATCTGGTACAGGTCCACGTAGTCCGTGCCCAGGCGGCGCAGGCTCGCGTCGAGCTCGGTCATGATGCTCTTGCGCGAGAGCCCCGCACCGTTGGGCCCGGGGCGCATGCGGCCGTGCACCTTGGTGGCGATGACCACCTCTTCGCGCCGCGCGTACTCCTTCAGCGCGCGGCCGAGGAACTCCTCCGACGTGCCGTCCGAGTACACGTTCGCGGTGTCGAAGAAGTTGATGCCCGCCTCCACCGCCTGGCGCAGGAAAGGGCGGCTCTTCTCCTCGTTCAGGGTCCAGGTGTGGTTGCCCCGGTTCGGCTCGCCATAGGTCATGCACCCGAGGCACAGCCGCGAGACCTCGAGGCCGGTGCGGCCCAGCTTCACGTAGTCCATTCGCTCCTCCTGCCTCTCTTGAAGCCACGGACCGCGCGGGTTGGCCAGCGCGAAAGCTGCGGAGAGGACGG
Protein-coding sequences here:
- a CDS encoding chondroitinase-B domain-containing protein, yielding MRSLPVLLLLAAAPAAAAEKNVSTVAELQSALASAQAGDVIVLADGTYDLSASLSCAAEGSSAQPITVRAANKHAAHVRFNTLEGFKVSGRSWTFEGLDVEGVCAVDTNCEHAFHVTGHAENFVLRDSRVRNFNAQLKVNAAKNGSGVWEMPHRGLVERNEVYDTRPRNTSNPVTKLNIDTGDDWVVRDNSLHDFAKAQGDTISYGAFMKSGGKRGVFERNLVICTKDAAPGYVRIGLSFGGGGTGPAFCAPAFDANTPCDPEHSDGMMRNNVVVNCSDVAVYLNKAANTKVLFNTFIKTGGVDYRYASSTGEAHGNVMSSVVRNRDGASSTAGTNLMNVADATWSSWYQAPLAGDLHLKGNVSQLIGAAAPRATVTDDSCARARPSSGNFTLGALESSLGDCAAAGAPDAGTGSDAGTPGGGGGVTPPGSGGSVPDGGSSGCGAAPGLAALLALLCVPLLRRRARP
- a CDS encoding YqjF family protein, translating into MRPFLTARWQDLLLVTWPVPDALLQPHLPAGLELDRHEGQALVSLVAFDFTDTRVLGVPWPGYTRFPELNLRFYVREGGRRGVCFLREYVPSRLVAGLARVLYNEPYRAVPYRREAGAHVLEVGRRRHRIGWRAQGPLCTPPEDSLAHFLKEHAWGFGQTRGGTLQRYEVRHPVWRTWEQVEPQLDVDLGLLYGEKWAVLQDAPPLSVIAAEGSAIRVFPAGRT
- a CDS encoding aldo/keto reductase, with translation MDYVKLGRTGLEVSRLCLGCMTYGEPNRGNHTWTLNEEKSRPFLRQAVEAGINFFDTANVYSDGTSEEFLGRALKEYARREEVVIATKVHGRMRPGPNGAGLSRKSIMTELDASLRRLGTDYVDLYQIHRFDPETPIEETLEALHDVVKAGKVRYLGASSMHVWQFMKMLQTSERHGWTRFVSMQNYLNLLYREEEREMLPLCAAEGIGVIPWSPLARGRLTRPWDEATERSRTDQFGKTLYRASEAADRQVVERVAKVAEARGVPRAQVALAWVLSKPEVTAPIVGASKPGHLEDALAALKLKLTKEELKQLEEPYVPHAVVGFS